In the genome of Hymenobacter taeanensis, one region contains:
- a CDS encoding SusC/RagA family TonB-linked outer membrane protein — protein MKHPYLAKLGFPLLCAGVSVSSAFAQGVGTVSGRILDEKNEGMPGVTVLIEGTTLGGSTNSDGTFSIQGVPAGQHTIVTSFVGYTTRRQTIAVTSGQNTTVAPIALAENTTLLNEAVVVGYGTQRRQDVTGAVATVQSKDFVQGQVTNPEQLVQGKIAGVSITTGGGAPGAPANVRIRGNSSLNASNDPLYVIDGVPVDKGGISGASNPLTLINPNDIESVTVLKDASATAIYGNRASNGVILITTKKGLQGEKLTVNVSSQTSIAKRTKIYDVLGAQEFSELIRANGSASQIATLGSANTNWQEEIFRTATTYDNNVSLIGSVGKLPFRVSYGNLNQEGIVITNKLKRNSGSISLNPVLFDDHLRIDLNVKGTKVDNRFIDQSQIGNAVLFDPTQPVRGDESRYAPYGGYFQFLQANGNPLGLAIGNPVAALNNTNNTSEVKRLIGNVQFDYKIHGVEGLRANLNLATDVSRGEGNTVTNLADFGNYLNQGRFTQYNQKKDMRLLEAYLAYSKQFGGTKFDIQAGHSYQDFVNKGDNFLAYRFDRTTLVNPSDVLTVPGYYSKLVFLSYFGRTTLNVKDRYLLTATVRNDNTSRFASGNRSGVFPAVGLGWRLKGEEFLANNNTISELKLRAGWGRTGQQDVGGAYDFLPRYVIGNSAAQYNGVTTYRPSGYNVGLQWETTTTWNAGLDYGFLDNRISGSIDAYERTSTDLLSLVNVPAGSNLTNQLFANVGSLRNRGLEFNINVAPVRSETWNWDFNFNAAYNVNKITDLGDQQEGFEGYLTGGIPGGTGSTIQVNTVGYPSNSFYVRQQVYGSNGRPVEGVYVDRNGDGIINERDNYRYKNPAPRTVLGFSSNVAYKKINLSFLLRGNVGNYVYNSIAANLGNFSNAQGSTNYLLNLPTDIRNTGFNTQQLFSDYYVENGSFLRCENITLGYNVGKLFNDKANLRLSAAVQNAFLITKYNGLDPEIFGGIDNNFYPRARTFTFGLNLGI, from the coding sequence ATGAAACACCCTTATCTAGCGAAACTCGGGTTTCCGCTATTGTGCGCTGGCGTTAGCGTCAGCAGCGCCTTTGCACAGGGGGTCGGCACGGTAAGCGGCCGCATCCTAGACGAGAAAAACGAAGGGATGCCCGGCGTAACCGTTCTGATTGAAGGCACTACCCTTGGCGGCTCTACCAACTCCGATGGCACTTTCTCCATTCAGGGAGTACCTGCCGGGCAGCACACAATTGTTACGTCGTTTGTGGGTTACACTACCCGCCGGCAAACGATTGCGGTAACCTCCGGGCAGAACACTACCGTAGCGCCAATTGCTCTGGCAGAGAACACTACCCTGCTTAATGAAGCTGTTGTAGTAGGCTATGGTACGCAGCGCCGGCAAGACGTAACTGGTGCAGTAGCAACCGTGCAGTCGAAAGACTTTGTACAAGGCCAGGTAACAAACCCTGAGCAACTCGTGCAGGGCAAAATTGCCGGTGTTAGCATTACCACCGGTGGCGGTGCTCCCGGCGCGCCTGCCAATGTGCGCATCCGGGGTAACTCCTCCCTTAATGCCAGCAACGACCCGCTTTACGTTATTGATGGTGTTCCGGTAGATAAAGGGGGCATTTCCGGGGCTTCTAACCCCCTTACGCTTATCAACCCAAATGATATTGAGAGCGTAACGGTACTGAAAGATGCCTCGGCCACCGCTATCTACGGTAACCGCGCTTCAAACGGGGTAATCCTGATCACTACCAAGAAAGGCTTGCAGGGCGAAAAGCTAACGGTAAACGTATCGTCGCAGACCTCCATTGCCAAGCGTACCAAGATCTACGATGTGCTTGGCGCGCAAGAGTTCTCCGAACTCATTCGGGCCAACGGCTCAGCCTCGCAGATTGCAACGCTGGGCTCCGCCAACACCAACTGGCAAGAAGAGATTTTCCGGACTGCCACTACGTACGATAATAACGTTAGCCTCATTGGCAGCGTGGGCAAGCTGCCGTTCCGCGTTTCTTACGGCAACCTGAATCAGGAAGGCATTGTCATCACCAACAAATTAAAGCGTAACTCTGGCTCCATCAGCCTGAACCCCGTGTTGTTTGATGACCATTTGCGCATTGACCTGAACGTCAAAGGCACGAAAGTAGACAACCGCTTCATTGACCAGAGCCAAATTGGCAACGCGGTGCTGTTTGACCCCACCCAGCCAGTGCGGGGTGATGAGTCGCGCTATGCACCTTACGGCGGCTACTTCCAGTTCCTGCAGGCTAATGGCAACCCGCTAGGCCTAGCCATTGGTAACCCGGTGGCTGCCCTGAACAACACCAATAATACCAGCGAGGTAAAGCGCCTGATTGGCAATGTTCAGTTTGACTACAAGATTCATGGCGTAGAAGGACTGCGGGCAAACCTGAACCTGGCTACGGATGTGTCGCGCGGTGAAGGAAACACAGTAACCAATCTGGCTGATTTCGGCAACTACCTGAACCAAGGCCGGTTCACGCAGTACAACCAGAAGAAAGATATGCGCCTGCTGGAAGCTTACCTGGCCTACAGCAAGCAATTTGGCGGCACCAAGTTTGACATTCAGGCGGGTCACTCCTACCAGGATTTCGTTAACAAGGGTGACAACTTCCTGGCTTATCGCTTCGACCGCACCACGTTGGTTAACCCAAGTGATGTACTGACGGTGCCAGGCTACTATTCTAAGCTGGTATTCCTGTCGTACTTCGGCAGAACTACTCTGAACGTGAAAGATCGTTACCTGCTGACGGCTACCGTACGGAACGACAACACGTCGCGCTTTGCCTCGGGCAACCGCAGTGGTGTTTTCCCAGCTGTTGGCTTAGGCTGGCGCTTGAAGGGCGAGGAGTTCTTGGCTAATAACAACACCATCTCTGAGTTGAAGCTGCGTGCTGGCTGGGGCCGTACCGGCCAGCAGGACGTGGGCGGTGCTTATGACTTCCTGCCCCGTTACGTAATCGGTAACTCTGCCGCACAGTATAACGGTGTTACTACCTATCGGCCCTCCGGTTACAACGTAGGCCTGCAGTGGGAAACCACTACTACCTGGAACGCTGGTTTAGACTACGGTTTCCTGGATAACCGGATTTCCGGTTCTATTGATGCGTACGAGCGCACTTCTACTGATCTGCTCTCGTTGGTTAACGTACCCGCTGGCTCTAACTTAACCAACCAACTGTTTGCCAACGTTGGCTCTCTGCGTAACCGTGGTCTTGAGTTCAACATTAACGTAGCACCGGTTCGCTCAGAAACTTGGAACTGGGACTTCAACTTCAACGCAGCCTACAACGTGAATAAAATCACGGACCTAGGCGACCAGCAGGAAGGCTTTGAGGGCTACCTGACGGGTGGCATCCCCGGCGGTACTGGTAGCACTATCCAGGTAAATACGGTAGGCTACCCTTCCAACTCGTTCTATGTACGTCAGCAGGTATATGGCTCTAATGGCCGGCCAGTTGAAGGCGTATATGTTGATCGGAACGGCGATGGCATCATCAACGAGCGCGACAACTACCGTTATAAGAACCCCGCACCCCGTACCGTACTGGGCTTCTCTTCTAATGTGGCCTACAAGAAGATCAACCTCTCGTTCCTGCTCCGCGGCAACGTAGGCAACTACGTGTACAACTCCATTGCGGCAAACCTGGGCAACTTCTCAAACGCTCAAGGCTCTACGAACTATCTGCTGAACCTGCCCACGGACATTCGTAATACCGGTTTCAACACCCAGCAGTTGTTCTCTGACTACTATGTGGAGAATGGCTCATTCCTGCGGTGCGAGAATATCACTTTGGGTTACAACGTAGGAAAACTTTTCAACGACAAAGCAAACCTTCGTTTGTCGGCTGCTGTTCAGAATGCATTCCTCATCACCAAGTACAATGGGCTTGATCCTGAGATATTTGGCGGCATCGACAACAACTTTTACCCCCGCGCCCGCACGTTCACGTTTGGTTTGAACTTAGGCATCTAA
- a CDS encoding alpha/beta hydrolase yields MKGDIEFKITRGSWNTVETDAQQQDIANRHLNVSSGPTVVELQVANWKDNGAGGAQKPCRSTALNPNVQILAADFYIPQLKRQRRVWIYLPNAYVADSAKRYPVLYMHDGQNVFDACTGFSGEWGVDETLSQLQLQGLDATGCLVVAVDNGGSERLNELSPWRNPEYGGGQGEQYVDFLVQTLKPYIDAHYRTLTGREFTGIAGSSMGGLISTYAALQYPEVYSKVGVFSPAFWFAKDSLFQYVNQHPAKPATRFYFVSGTTESETMAPLMQKMHAVLAEQGVPAQTLAYSTPADGKHAEWFWKREFAAAYQMLYPADQPAALACGVFNSAAPDKLRIALPAGIRTAKLELLGVDGQPRLRKKVQAGKEVSVGQLRKGQYLLRMSVGKQSSTQLYFKD; encoded by the coding sequence TTGAAGGGAGACATAGAGTTTAAAATAACACGAGGTAGCTGGAACACGGTGGAAACGGATGCTCAACAGCAGGATATTGCAAATCGGCACCTGAACGTTAGCAGCGGACCTACCGTGGTGGAATTGCAAGTAGCCAACTGGAAGGATAATGGGGCAGGGGGAGCCCAGAAACCCTGCCGAAGTACGGCCCTGAACCCTAATGTGCAGATACTGGCTGCTGACTTTTACATTCCTCAGCTCAAGCGCCAGCGCCGCGTATGGATATACTTACCCAATGCATACGTGGCGGATTCTGCGAAGCGGTATCCAGTGCTGTATATGCACGATGGGCAGAACGTTTTTGATGCTTGCACCGGCTTCTCAGGTGAGTGGGGCGTAGACGAAACTTTAAGTCAATTGCAGCTGCAAGGGCTTGATGCCACCGGCTGCCTGGTAGTGGCTGTTGATAATGGTGGTTCAGAGCGGCTGAATGAACTCTCGCCTTGGCGCAACCCTGAATATGGCGGTGGCCAAGGCGAGCAATACGTTGACTTTCTGGTTCAGACTCTCAAGCCCTATATAGATGCGCACTACCGGACCCTAACCGGCCGGGAGTTTACTGGTATAGCAGGCAGCAGCATGGGAGGTTTAATTTCCACGTATGCTGCGCTGCAATACCCAGAGGTGTATAGCAAAGTGGGCGTGTTTTCTCCTGCGTTCTGGTTCGCCAAAGACTCCTTGTTTCAGTACGTAAACCAGCACCCCGCTAAGCCTGCCACCCGGTTTTACTTCGTAAGTGGCACAACGGAAAGCGAAACCATGGCCCCGTTAATGCAAAAAATGCACGCGGTGCTAGCGGAGCAGGGAGTACCAGCGCAGACCCTGGCCTACAGTACACCCGCTGATGGTAAGCACGCAGAGTGGTTTTGGAAAAGAGAGTTTGCCGCCGCCTACCAAATGCTTTATCCGGCCGATCAACCCGCTGCTTTAGCTTGTGGCGTATTCAATAGTGCGGCTCCAGATAAGCTGCGCATTGCGCTGCCCGCAGGAATACGGACTGCGAAGCTGGAGCTACTAGGTGTCGATGGTCAGCCTCGGCTTCGCAAGAAGGTGCAGGCGGGCAAGGAGGTTTCCGTAGGCCAGTTGAGAAAAGGCCAATATCTGCTGCGGATGTCAGTGGGCAAGCAGAGCAGCACCCAATTATACTTCAAAGATTAA
- a CDS encoding anthranilate synthase component I family protein, producing MKSFRLTTRHLRVLADTVTPVGLYLRLRDRYPNCLLLESSDYHGQQNAFSYLVCDPLARFEVQRGVVKQTFPDDSVTTETLAEPRQALDRLREFANCFETEDHGFDFITGGLFGYLGYEAVQYFEDLTLNEEKEAAGQIPDIIYGTYRYVIALNHFRNELYVFEHTLEGEAVDQDGLGRLVNLIRNPSLPEFSFQTSGPEQTNQTDEEFLKVLAQGQQHCRRGDVFQIVLSRRFQQGFVGDEFNVYRALRSINPSPYLFYFDYGNFKIFGSSPETQLLIKGRKASLFPIAGTFRRTGHDAEDAALAQKLADDPKENAEHTMLVDLARNDLARHGDEVKVNTFREIQFYSHVIHLVSEVNATLAPEANSLQVVADTFPAGTLSGAPKHRAMQLIDSLEPTGRGYYGGAIGHLGFNGDFNHAIMIRSFLSTAGQLYFQAGAGVVAASDINSELNEVHHKLAALRKALKEAEQV from the coding sequence ATGAAATCTTTCCGCTTAACTACCCGCCACCTTCGCGTACTTGCCGACACCGTAACTCCCGTAGGCCTGTACCTACGGCTGCGCGACCGGTACCCGAACTGCCTGCTGCTGGAAAGCTCCGATTACCACGGCCAGCAGAACGCCTTCAGCTACCTCGTCTGCGACCCGTTAGCCCGCTTTGAAGTGCAGCGCGGCGTAGTGAAGCAAACCTTCCCCGACGACTCCGTTACCACCGAAACGCTGGCGGAGCCCCGGCAGGCCCTGGACCGGTTGCGGGAGTTTGCCAATTGCTTCGAGACGGAAGACCATGGCTTCGACTTCATCACGGGCGGCCTGTTTGGCTATCTGGGCTATGAGGCGGTGCAGTACTTCGAGGACCTGACCCTAAACGAAGAGAAGGAAGCCGCGGGGCAGATTCCGGATATCATTTATGGCACCTACCGCTACGTTATCGCGCTGAACCACTTCCGCAACGAGCTGTATGTGTTTGAGCACACCTTGGAGGGAGAGGCAGTAGATCAGGATGGCCTGGGCCGGTTGGTGAACCTGATCCGAAACCCCTCACTGCCGGAGTTTAGCTTCCAGACCAGCGGGCCTGAGCAGACCAACCAGACCGACGAGGAGTTTTTGAAAGTACTGGCCCAGGGGCAGCAGCACTGCCGCCGCGGCGACGTATTTCAGATTGTGCTCTCGCGCCGCTTTCAGCAGGGCTTTGTGGGGGATGAGTTTAACGTGTACCGGGCACTGCGCTCCATTAACCCTTCACCGTACCTTTTTTACTTCGACTACGGCAACTTCAAAATCTTCGGCTCTTCGCCCGAGACCCAGCTGTTGATTAAGGGTCGGAAGGCTAGCTTGTTCCCAATTGCCGGTACATTCCGCCGTACCGGCCACGATGCCGAAGACGCAGCCTTGGCCCAAAAGCTCGCCGACGACCCCAAGGAGAATGCCGAGCACACCATGCTCGTGGACTTGGCTCGAAACGATTTGGCCCGCCACGGCGATGAGGTAAAGGTGAACACCTTCCGCGAAATCCAGTTCTACTCGCACGTTATTCACTTGGTAAGTGAAGTAAATGCCACGCTGGCCCCCGAGGCAAATTCCCTGCAGGTTGTGGCCGACACTTTCCCGGCGGGTACGCTGTCGGGCGCACCTAAGCACCGCGCCATGCAGCTCATTGATAGCTTGGAGCCCACCGGCCGCGGGTATTACGGCGGGGCCATTGGCCACCTGGGCTTCAACGGCGACTTCAACCATGCCATCATGATTCGCTCTTTCCTTAGCACGGCGGGCCAGCTATACTTCCAGGCCGGCGCCGGCGTAGTTGCAGCCTCCGACATCAACTCTGAGCTAAACGAAGTGCACCATAAACTGGCGGCGTTGCGCAAGGCCCTGAAAGAGGCTGAGCAGGTGTAA
- a CDS encoding anthranilate synthase component II → MKILVIDNYDSFTYNLVQVLRELGYGADTTVIRNDKLTLEDVEAYDAVLLSPGPGLPSEAGLMPEVIRRYAPTKRMLGVCLGHQGIAESFGGELYNLPDVLHGIATDASLTTNEEDKLFQGLPRQFRVGRYHSWSVQPESMPAELEVTALDANGQVLAFRHRQYDVRGVQFHPESILTEHGHQMLKNWLS, encoded by the coding sequence ATGAAAATTCTCGTCATTGACAACTACGACTCCTTCACCTACAACCTCGTGCAAGTGCTGCGGGAGCTGGGGTATGGAGCTGATACCACCGTCATTCGCAATGATAAGTTGACGCTAGAAGATGTAGAGGCCTACGATGCTGTGCTCTTGTCGCCGGGGCCGGGCCTGCCTTCGGAAGCGGGGCTAATGCCGGAAGTAATTCGGCGTTACGCACCCACCAAGCGCATGCTGGGCGTGTGCCTGGGCCACCAGGGCATTGCCGAGAGCTTCGGCGGCGAGTTGTACAATCTGCCCGACGTGCTGCATGGCATTGCCACCGATGCCAGCCTGACTACGAACGAAGAGGACAAGCTATTTCAGGGGCTGCCGCGGCAGTTTCGGGTAGGGCGCTACCACTCTTGGAGTGTGCAGCCGGAAAGCATGCCCGCCGAGCTGGAAGTAACTGCGCTCGATGCCAATGGGCAGGTGCTGGCTTTCCGTCACCGGCAGTACGATGTGCGCGGCGTACAATTTCACCCCGAGTCTATTCTAACGGAACACGGGCACCAAATGCTAAAAAACTGGCTGTCCTGA